Proteins co-encoded in one Erinaceus europaeus chromosome 2, mEriEur2.1, whole genome shotgun sequence genomic window:
- the ERICH4 gene encoding glutamate-rich protein 4 → MEVWVQLWQAGLMPPELGAPPQVFMRVPPEKAGQTTVSPGPDTGGTRESLLWIWEELGKLRRVDVQLLGQLCSLGLEMGAFREELVAFLEEEEDILEEEDEEPEQQEEGPAGGSYSEPGYRLPDFEMTI, encoded by the exons ATGGAAGTGTGGGTGCAGCTGTGGCAGGCAGGACTCATGCCCCCGGAGCTGGGCGCACCCCCCCAGGTCTTCATGAGGGTCCCCCCGGAGAAAGCTGGCCAGACTACTGTGTCCCCAGGACCAGACACTGGGGGTACCAGGGAGAGTCTGCTGTGGATCTGGGAGGAGCTG gggaagcttcgcaGAGTGGACGTCCAGCTGCTGGGCCAGCTGTGCAGCCTGGGGCTGGAGATGGGGGCATTTCGGGAAGAACTGGTCGCCTTCctggaagaagaggaggacatcctggaggaggaggatgaagagccTGAGCAGCAGGAGGAAGGACCCGCGGGGGGCTCCTACTCAGAGCCTGGCTACCGGCTCCCAGACTTTGAGATGACTATCTGA